Proteins encoded by one window of Dermochelys coriacea isolate rDerCor1 chromosome 13, rDerCor1.pri.v4, whole genome shotgun sequence:
- the HRH3 gene encoding histamine H3 receptor yields MDSSLHDWPLSAPAAEGKGAGDQLLGLGRFGATWTIALAMLMALLIVATVAGNALVMLAFVVDSSLRTQNNYFLLNLAISDFLVGAFCIPLYMPYVLTGRWAFGKSFCKLWLVIDYLLCTSSVFNIVLISYDRFLSVTRAVTYRAQQGNTKQAVLKMIMVWVLAFLLYGPAIISWEYVTGQSIIPDGECYAEFFYNWYFLMTASTLEFFTPFISVLFFNLSIYLNIQKRTKIRLDLFHEVQSQSFMEEMEMSPEGKLSLKCCKWDQKEPGETLDLPKCETQQGAANASQSVKDSQISDSKSSGPFGEKSKSFNKRGYKHSASTMSLEKRMKMVSQSITQRFRLSRDKKVAKSLAVIVSIFGLCWAPYTLLMIVRAACHGHCIPDFWYETSFWLLWINSAVNPVLYPLCHYSFRRAFIKLLCPKKLKIQPHNSLQHCWK; encoded by the exons ATGGACAGCAGCCTGCACGACTGGCCCCTCAGCGCCCCGGCGGCCGAAGGCAAAGGAGCCGGGGaccagctgctggggctgggcaggttcGGGGCCACGTGGACCATCGCGTTGGCCATGCTCATGGCTCTGCTGATCGTGGCCACCGTGGCTGGGAACGCGCTGgtcatgctggcttttgtggtgGACTCCAGCCTGCGGACCCAGAACAATTACTTCCTCCTCAACCTGGCCATCTCAGATTTCCTAGTAG GTGCCTTTTGCATTCCCTTGTACATGCCCTATGTGCTGACAGGAAGATGGGCCTTTGGGAAAAGCTTCTGCAAGCTCTGGCTGGTAATTGATTATCTGCTCTGCACCTCTTCAGTCTTCAACATTGTACTGATTAGCTATGACAGATTCCTCTCTGTGACAAGAGCG GTCACATACCGAGCTCAGCAAGGTAATACCAAGCAAGCAGTGCTGAAGATGATAATGGTGTGGGTCTTAGCTTTCCTGCTCTATGGACCTGCAATTATCAGCTGGGAATATGTAACAGGCCAGAGCATCATACCTGATGGGGAATGCTATGCTGAATTTTTCTACAACTGGTATTTTCTCATGACAGCCTCCACACTGGAGTTTTTCACCCCCTTCATCAGTGTATTGTTTTTCAACTTGAGCATTTACCTGAACATTCAGAAACGCACCAAAATCCGCCTAGACCTCTTCCACGAAGTACAAAGCCAGTCATTCATGGAGGAGATGGAAATGAGCCCGGAAGGAAAGCTTTCCCTAAAATGCTGTAAGTGGGACCAGAAAGAGCCAGGTGAAACCCTAGACCTTCCTAAATGTGAAACACAACAAGGAGCTGCCAATGCCAGTCAGAGTGTGAAAGACTCACAGATATCAGACTCAaagagctctgggccctttgGAGAGAAATCAAAATCTTTCAACAAGAGGGGCTATAAACACTCAGCATCTACAATGTCTTTAGAGAAACGGATGAAGATGGTCTCCCAGAGCATCACACAGCGTTTCAGGCTCTCCAGAGACAAGAAGGTGGCAAAATCACTGGCAGTTATAGTGAGCATTTTTGGGCTTTGCTGGGCACCATACACCCTCCTTATGATCGTCCGAGCTGCTTGCCATGGCCACTGCATCCCTGATTTCTGGTATGAGACTTCCTTCTGGCTCCTGTGGATCAACTCTGCTGTTAACCCTGTCCTGTATCCCCTCTGCCACTACAGTTTTAGAAGAGCTTTCATTAAACTCCTGTGCCCCAAGAAGCTAAAGATCCAACCCCACAATTCCCTCCAACACTGCTGGAAGTGA